Within Candidatus Bathyarchaeota archaeon, the genomic segment AGCGGCATTGTCAAGTTTGAAGCCGCCCTCAAACAATCTCTCTTAGCGGACAAAGAAAGCTTCATCTTGGAGTCAGCTGCGAAGAAACTGGAGAAAGCCATCTCAGACCTCAAAACCTACCTAAACATTGAACTTACCAGTTTAACCATGCCCCTAAGCAACCTTTCTGCGCTTGTGGAGGAGTTTGAGCAGTACTTAACATTGGTCGATAAGCGCAAACGAGCGTTGTTCTACGTTTTAGATGGCAGGGCAAAAGAAGTCGCCACAATGCTTGACGAGGATTTGACGCAATTCAAAAAAGAGCATGAACCCGTCTTAATTGGGCGCGTTTGGGATTACGCGCAGCAGAGCCTCCAAGAAAAAGACACCAACTCCAGAAAAGTAACAAACTCCGTCGATGCGTACTTAAAGAAAACCTTGATTGAAATCTACTCCGAGTTTATACGCAGCGAAGACCTCAAAGTGCAACAGCGCTTCCAACTTATCGTGGACGACGCTAACACGGAAATGAATCAAATATTAGGCGACGTAAAACGCAAAGCAGAGCAACTCTTCGGCTTCCAGTCTGCCGCTCCCTCTTTTGAGGTTTCGCTGGATTTCGAAACCCGATTCTACTATCATCTTGACCCACTCTTTTTTGACCGCATAACAATCAGCAGCGGCGAAATCGCAGAACTCCTCCCCAAATCTCTATTCAAAGGCGTGCTGAAGAAGCGTATAGAGGAAAGCGCGCGCAGCGAGTTTGACAAAAACGGCGGCAGAATACGCTACGAATACTTCTTAACTAGGTTCAATCAGGCAGTTATCAAGTTGCGCAGAGACATAAACAGTGCGTTGGATGTTTCGACGGAAACCGTGAAAAAAGCCGTGCAAGAAGCGCAGCAGTTGAGGGCAAAGGGCGAAATCGAAGTTGCCCAGTCGTCCATGCAGCTTAACAAGATGCTATCTGACCTTGAATCAGAACGCACAAAACTAAACGTGTGGACTCACAGGAACCACGCGACGTCTCAGGGCTGACCTCCCCTCCCTTATATAAAGAAGCGAATAGGTTGGCTGTTTTGTGTTTGAGGTTTGTGTC encodes:
- a CDS encoding dynamin family protein, translated to MVTAATDFSSMRGEMEKTGQTIIEIANQTSNTVIADFTAEVMDKLSKEEFYLAILGLFKRGKSTLINALLGLEIVPTGVIPVTSVITRIRYGADLKAKIYFSGGTEEVPVESLKDYVTEEGNPNNSKNVVIADIYVPSAILKGGLILIDTPGVGSTYLSGTTTTFQFLDRVDFAVFVLAVDPPVGQQELELLGSLASKSSKILFVLNKIDYVSPSDVTVSVGYCQKVINQHLGQNMNSTLNLYPMSAKAALEGRLGGDASKVEASGIVKFEAALKQSLLADKESFILESAAKKLEKAISDLKTYLNIELTSLTMPLSNLSALVEEFEQYLTLVDKRKRALFYVLDGRAKEVATMLDEDLTQFKKEHEPVLIGRVWDYAQQSLQEKDTNSRKVTNSVDAYLKKTLIEIYSEFIRSEDLKVQQRFQLIVDDANTEMNQILGDVKRKAEQLFGFQSAAPSFEVSLDFETRFYYHLDPLFFDRITISSGEIAELLPKSLFKGVLKKRIEESARSEFDKNGGRIRYEYFLTRFNQAVIKLRRDINSALDVSTETVKKAVQEAQQLRAKGEIEVAQSSMQLNKMLSDLESERTKLNVWTHRNHATSQG